AGAAGGtaatgtgttttcctgtttggcCTTATTTTGTCACTTATACCCTGATACCATTTTCTATGTAGCTTTAAATTTGAATTAGTGTATGAATTAACTTTGGGTtaacattattatcattaattgaTGACCTATTCCATCCACTTGATGATCTCTTAATGGTGAGCAACATGAATATATTATACATCTTGTATTAAGTTATACATTAAATCATCATGCGTTATTCATTACTGTTATTTATAGAATCttactgtttatactgtgttCTCAAAAAATTCCAAATGTTTCCCCTGTGTCTCCTAtgctcctctgtctgtctgtgtgtgtgtgtgtgtgtgtgtgtgtgtctgtgatgcATGTGTATCAGCCTACACACCTGCTCCAATCCGCATACCTGCAATCCATCAGCTCATCTACTCAGCAGTATATAAACCCCGGTTCTTCATCCACTCTTGCCAGATCATTGTTTCAGCCGCTGTGGTGGATCACGTCCAAGGCCACTTTGAATGGTGCATTCAAAGCTTAgtctcttgtgttgttttgtttgctgaACTAACCTTGTCTCCCTGTGCCACAGAATCACTGCATGCCAGCCCGTTTTCCTGCTCATCTCTCTGCCTGCTGACCAGTCATGCAGTCGACCCGTCCACTAGCTTCATCCAGTCACACTCACATCTTTGTCTTCATCCCTGCTCTGCCCTGCCGCGTCAGCCACCAGCTTCCCTCTGCCCCTCTGCCTTCGCCTGCTGACACTCTCATCTCCATCCACCTTCACTCCCTGAGAGCCCAGTCAATAAACCTTTTCTTATTCAATCCAACTCTGAGTCTGTGTCCTGTATTTGGGTTTCCCCCCCTGTTGATTGTAACAAAACACTCATGCATTAAAgggttaaaggaccagtgtgtaagatttagtggcatctagtggtgaggttgcagatttcaaccaactgaatacccctcccctgcccctccccttccaagcgtgtaggagaacctacggtggctgtgaaacttgcgaaaaacagcctggttgccagaataaaacattggcattgtatgtttctgcaaaccataGATACATTGAATATCTATGTTTCAACGCATGtaatacatatcatatcaacatttctaaagtgatgtagttcacatgagatctatatgagctgactttcttattaggaggaaAAGGGGTGGATGGTTAGGAAGTTTATTGGAAGAAAGTTGGAAGTCAGCAGAGAGCAcagttcgagaccacctcgaaaccaatgcctgcttcctgtttcaactgacaaaatcatgtgtttttagtgagacgtcgggacatttgcagccgttttaatttttttttttatttgaatccataccatgatctttccctaaccctaaccaagtggtttttctgcctaaacctaaccagaccttaaccacagtgttgtcacatcataaaacatcattattcaactgatGGCCAACATGGTTTACAGAAACGTACAATGTCAACGTTTTGTGCTGGTGACTGGGTGGTGAAAAACGCAAAAGTCcttctctagagtcagtgtttggtttgtctgttctgggctattGTACAAatatggcggtgcaacatgatGGGCTCTGTGGAAGGGGACCCACTTCCTATagagatataaagggctcattctaaggtaacaaaatatatttaacccTCTAAAACTGATTTTTGTCAGTTATGCTAAAGCTTGTGGCTTGTGGTGCTACAGCGACTTCCTATTAACATAGTTGTTTGCTGTTGATTGGACATTGCCACAGATGTTTCCTAGCACATTTAACATTGCAATCCAATTTATTAGGAAACTAGTTAAAAACTAGCTAGTAGTTACAGACTTTTAGGAAGGACTTTACGCGCAAATTTAGTAATGGATGGATTTAGTAATGGGAGTAAATGGTGCAACAGATCTCCAGATAAAAGAAGACATAAAAGACAAATGAATCAATAAGACTCTGTAAGTGAAAATAGGAAAATCTTTTCAATGGTCATAGTTAAATTTAGCAGCTTTATAGTATCACACTTTGAAAAAGGGGTAGATTCAGTAGGTTAAAGTAAACCATCACAGCATATTTCTTCACCACTAGCAGCCAGAGAGCATCCTGAGGTCTCCGACAGGGAAGTGTGCCACAACAGCATGGTACTGTAGATTATTAATAAGCAGGTGTACACAATCCCCTGGGTTTGTTTGGGGAAGTCTGGCACGCAAGCCCTCCAGCTGCTCTTAAAAAGCCTTCCAGAGATGAGAGTGCAGGCAGACAGCAGGATGACAAGGGAATTAAGAAAAAGGCAGACTGAGGTTCagtgggagttttttttttaagagagtGCGGTGGTGGCGGCAGACATTGTTATGAAATATTTAGCACTTGGACCTTAAAGTTCATTTACAGTGACTTTGATAATTGAAGCGGTGTGGTTGGCCTCAACATAGACACTGTGGGGTAATGGAAGGATGATAATAGCTTCgctagtgtgtgtatgtgtgtgtgtgtgtgtgtgtgtgtgtgtgtgtgtgtgtgtgtgtgtgtgtgtgtgtgtgtgtgtatgtgtgtgtgtagtcaaaGATTTATGCTTCATGAGAAGATAAGACTtcacaaaaagggaaaaaaagcctTTCGGTGATTAAGCAAGCCGACTTGGATAATTAATTCCGCCATTCCATCGACCCTTCTTCTCTTTATCGTCTCTTTATCATAATTAATGTGATGTTATCCCCTCACGCCACAGCTGCTTTTGAATTATACTGCTCTCAATGGCTCTTGATGATAATTGTCTGTCCTGtcttctgcctctctgtctccatctgtagCACTGATTATGCCTTACAGCTATTCTGATGTGCCAAATCATACTGGTGCCCTAATTATAAtataacaaacattttgtttttgatgttggATCACATTCACCTAGACAAATACACAGTCAAGGTTCAGTTGAGCTGTCGTGTCCTTGTGCGCTCTGAATGGAAAGCAAAGTCACAGTAGCTGTTTTGTATGGGCAAGGCAAACATTTTAGGCTGGATGAGATGAGTTTCAGTCATTAGGTAAATGAGAAATCTTTGACTTCAGGCCAGAGACGTCATTTATGGTGGTGGAATAGTGAGCCAAGCACTGAGTAGTCTGCTGGCACTGCAGCTATTGGTAAAATTTTGCTTCTGAAATTCTGTTGGGATGTTTTCCTTGAATTTTCAATTAGGAACAAAAGGACCTCTCTGTTAACCCTTGTGTCGTCTTAACATTCTGTATACTCCCCTTGTCCTAGGTGTCAAAAATGACCCACCTTCACTGAACCATTAAAATAAAGCAGcttaattgaattttaaaaccCAAATCTCTTTGCATGAAGAAACAACCTGTCGTTCATCACAAACTTTGTTTTGGGTTTTCCCTCTTCACAGTGCAGAAAGACTGCATTTAATCAGTGGACACCACTCATTTTAATTACAACACACCTGTCataattgttttctttactaAAGTAGAGACTTGTTATCATCATTGCTAAAGGTACTGCATAGGTGTAAACATTAATTTTTTAGCAAGAGATAGCACTTGTATAGCCCAAGAaagtagtagaaatgtgcagaaagtagttttgaatgcattttattGAAGGGAAACAATAACAGCCTTGAACTTTTTTGGcaacattattttatattcttatatACAATAAGGAATTCAACTACAAAGTACTAGTCCTCTCCCATTTTTGAGACATTGTCCCCACCCAAAAGGtgtataaacaacaaaaacaaagaagaataaaataatagatacaaaacaaaaatgtgaagaaTATAAATCAATCAACCCTAGGACagtatgcaagtgtgtgtgcatggactTTGCAGATGTATTTCTCACATGTGCAGCACATAGTATTTGTTTTACAGTCCTTCTTTTGTGGGCAGAATTGGCATCTCCTCCTCTtgcctgcagcagctgcagcctcagGTGGATCAGGACAAGATTCAGCACCCTGAACAGCTTTGAAAAGCGCTGCACAAGCGCTTGTCAAAAGAGATTACTATCAGTAATTAGTATCAGTGTCTCAGAAACAATCACATAAGTCAATGATATTACAGAAATGCATAATAAAATTAACAGTGAAAATCACTTACATTAcagatatgaaaataaaaatttaccTCTCAAATGGAACCAGTTGGTCATCCACTGTTACTTCAGGCCCAGGGTTGTAGAGGTACAGCCGACGCTCCATTCATTTCTCCCAGACCTCTCTTATGGCCGCCAGTTTGTCTCTCACACGTCTTACAGGTCTTAACTCACGGTTATCAAATCAAAGCATTCTtaagaaaatgtgaaagaatTTGTGAACAATGATTACAGTGAATGTGTACAATGGTTAAGATATTCATTTGTAGCCACTCACATAACATCTTTTCATTCTCTCTACACACAggaatattttacaaaaaggaATATTCCCTTCACGGTTTTAGATTTCTGGTCCTCCATCAACATCTGTTTCATGCCCCTCAATAATTGTCCTGCGATAGAAGAAAGTCCCTGGAGGTGAAATATCAGCCCAAAGAAAGTCTGAAAGAATGCatttcataaatataaatgaatttgGATACAAAGAGAGGAGAGTCTTTTCCACAAACCTGgagcaaaatgttaaaaagttcaACAGCATAAAAATGTAACCGAGTATTTATTCAAGCTTTTGCTTTTCAAAACCGTGTAACATTTTGCAGGCCGAAACATTGTTTGGCTTAATTCCAGTATGCCTTGAGTGGCCTATACTTAacatttgcagaaaaaaagtttaaaaaaagtataGAGGCTTAAACAAAACTATATGGCAACCACTTGAGCAGCCATTAGTGCTCACACTTAAAGCATGACAAATGTAGACAGTCACATACACCTCGAGATCATACAGATAAATGCCACCTTTATAAAATGTACCATGGTGCAATACCTACAGCAACTTGGCTTCTCTGTCTTGTCAAATACAATACTTCAGTGACAGGGTTTAACCATGTGGTGGCAGTGAAGCCCCACTCTGAGTGCTCTAGTAAAGGGAAGCAGAAGCAGGATCAGGGCAGATgcaacagtggtggaaagtaattcAGTGCATTTACTTAATTATGGTACATAAGTAtaattttcagatatttcaactttactttatttcctctttatttccattttatagtACTTTATAGATCTATTACACTactttcagagtgaaatgtactttttacttcactgtaCTATTTACTGTGTAGATTCCCTTATGATCAGTTtattaaatacaatttattgttatagattaaactacccagcAGTGAATAAAGTAGCTAGAATCAACTCCACCTCAACcaactacagtacagtaaattTTGCTTATATATTAATGATTCAGATATAATAAACAATACCACTCACAGTGGACATTCAGCAGGATAATGAGCACTTATACTTTTGATCATTTTAGCACATTTGCTGATCatacttactgtatgtacttttatttaaaggaacggtttgacattttgggaaacatatTTGCTTTCTAGGTGAGAGCTAGATGAGAAGATCCCACTCTTACATCTGTCCATTAAATTTGAAATTACCACTGGCAGCCTGCTAAGtctggaaacagctagtcttGCTCTGTCCAAATGTAACAAATTCCACCTACCAGAACCTCTAAAACTTATTCATGCATTATAACCTCATATTTAGTGTACATGAATAAAAGAGATATCACCACTGGGGGTGAACAAATCCTGCATCATCGCCTCCGCAActagatatctacttgatttgactcatttggacagctgaaacttcatattagcttcaggttaacttttaaaaacatttttgcacagagggaggcatgtggattttggcccccatcacttacactgtaaataCATTATGAAGGGCTCCTCTAACagccagtgtgaacaggaggaattattatgGCAAGAAGAACctttttcaatgttcatttgagcacctgactattgttttaagacagacttgaaatattGCCAACCTGTCTGtaagatctgaatactttttccacCCCGGCACTGATGTTCACTGGTAGTAAGGTTTTCAATTCAGTGAGTtggaaacaaattaaataaggTTGTTAATCCATCTGTGTCAATGATCCTGCAGGCATGATcataaaatgcatcattttcagaataaataaagataCATTACCTCTCTGGACCAAACATATGCACTCCCTTTAATCATCTCCATGGAATACAACTGCATCAGTAATGGATCATAGCAAACATAACCACATTAATAGAATCAATATCCACTTAAAATTACTTGGGAAATCTGCTGTCTCTGACACCTCAGCTGGATATATTCTGCAGGCTGGACTCACAAAATTTCCCACCTACCCCCTCCAGCCGTGAGGAGTGATGACCTGTCATTGTCTCCCACCTGAACTGAACACTTCATTTAGCCATCCTCTGATAAGGTGTAATAGGCACGGAGTGGATCAATACAGAGGTGACAATGAATTAATACCACATAGACAATCAAGGTAAGTTATGTGGACGCTGATATAAAATCTCTGGAGGGATCAGTGGGTTAACCAAAGAGAATTAAGCGGCTAGGGACTGAGAAGCACTTAAAACCATGATAATCCAATGCTGGCTTGTAAAAACACTGCCATTAATAGTCAGTTAATCTTATGTTACAACTTCTTTATCCACACAGTCTGTGGATAATCTGTCCACAGTCCCAAAAGTAGCCGAAACAGCCATGCTTCCTTCCAGGCTGTTTTCCAACAGACTGCTGAGCTCTCATTGCTGAACCAGCCTCCTGGGGAGGTTATATAGACAGTAATATAAACAGCTGCACTGCCTACTGTGCTGAAATCTGAGTAATTTTCATCTGCTGCTTCCCTTTTTCACTTGAGCCCATGCAGCTTCCCCGGGAATAACAATCACACTAATCTGGACTAGTGTTGAGCGACTGCCTGAAACCTCAGCCAGTTTGTTTATCTTTTTGGCTAAGGGACCTGAAACATcagtgaggggggggggtgcgAGGGGAGAGACTGCTAATCACGACAGTTAAATCATCAGCTCTTACACCTCGGTTTGTCGTTCCACAGCGTATGTCCCGCGGGTGGAGATGAGTGCAGACAGTAGAGgactttttcctccctctcccatcGAGAAGTAGCTCCATCAGCCAGCGCAGATGCACACATCTCTCTCAGCCCCTCTATCTAATGTTACATGTGTTTACCCTTAGGGAGGAGAATTGCTGCTATACGCCACCCGTGTGTGTTGTGATAGCTCCTGAGAACTCACACCCCCTTGTTTCTACATAGCGATGCTGTAATCTAACCGAACAGTGTGAAccttaattttcttttcttctcgaTGAGGCATAAGAGGTCACGTGGATGCAGGTGCatgacaggaagaaagaaagggacataaataaacactgagaggcaaaacatacatgtacaaaGAATGAGACACCCAATTTCCCAGGTACATTTAACACAGGTTCATATATAAGTCAGCCAGCTGAAAATATGATGAACTGTAATACAGTAGTAAATTGGAGACGCAATGAGccaaataaacagacaaaaagaagcACAAATAGACTGTCGTCATATATCTTAGTGTTCCAAGTCATGCTGTGAGCATTTTCCAGattcagttgtatttttttgaaCTGACATTAAAGCTACATGAAATGACCCATCATCACAATGCCGCACTAAAAATTGGTATGACTATAACCTTGTTCCTCTTTATATGATTTGTATGTCCTTCCATCACTATAATAGTCTATAATGTGGTAACAGTGTGCCTGTAGGACTCGATAAGTTTAGAATGatcttattgtgttttatgggattttttttttttttttatctcttatgATATCCCTAACTTCCTGTGGTACTTGGAAACTGAACTATGGGGACTTTGAAATACTTACTTTATGGCTTTTTATCTCTATCTGCTTTATGGTTTTTTATCTCTCAgtgtatgaatacattttttaacactCTTATAAGTACTAACAGTGTGtctaatgtttgtgtgtgtgtgagtttacaGGGACTCTCATTTTTAATCTTGTGTAGTATTGGGTTTTATCATAGATAAGTGACTTTTCTCTCCAATTGTATACACTTTTAAATAGTCTGTACACTTTTTCCTATTTGAATAATAGTATATTTTATAGTATATCATATATTTTCATCACCTGTGGGTCAGTCAGtacaaactcatgctgtgcGGCCACACATTGCACAAACCCaatcaactttattttaaattctagcgTAGGTCCCCAAGTTTCCAGAGATGACAAAATATGGCTGATTTATGGCGACATGTGTATGAATGATGCACCAGACTTCCAGAATATTTCCTTCTGATGGAACAGTGCAGCCATAGAAAACAGGAATTTGGGgattgaatatttcactcaatgTGAACATCATACAGCTTCCCAGAAGAGCTGGAACAAACTGGCAAAGAATAATCCCCATATGGTCAGACAGTGTGGAATTATAATATATCATTTCAGTTGTAAAGTTATGGAAGGGTACATAAGTGGAAAAACTGGATGTTGAGGGATTACTGATATAAATGGCTGATGATGACATGTTTCCCTCTCCCCACTGCTGTCacctcctttaacctctttCGCCCCCGGGTGACATTACtatctttcagaggctgtagcgggctcagttttaaaacttcagtgaagatactggtatcatatgaaactagatgaCCAAAGGAATCCATTGTTAtcatgtcatgctagcttgttGGAAAGGGGCTAAATAATGCTCCAAAGTAAAATTTTGGTGAGGGAAGAACTGGCATGGCCACTTTtaaaggggtcccttgacctctcacctcaatgaaaatgggttctatggTTACCCATGggtctcccctttacagacatgcccactttatgtTATCCCCATGCagtttttgcatgcagtataaatgtgttataaatgtggcatttgaatatttctgcatactggggtccctaaacagtctgggaattgcataaatttgttatgactggaaagctgagattCTCctggattcaatgagcccaattgtattcatgtgtgatgatgttagtccccatagTAGTGAGACAATTTgttgaaacttgacctcactgtgtAAAATGAACTATTtgacctctaggataatcacagcctcatgaaactttacaaccacaaactagagaccaAGGGCAGTCAGAGGATGTGTGGCTTTCCTAGGTATATTGATAATAAGGGAGTTTCTGAGCAATTTCTAGAGCAGAAGTGCTCACCATCCAATTgtcaaaaatgtaattcttGCAGAAATCTGcaaatttcaaaagtttttgaCACCAAATCACTGCATggatttttctgtggtgttcctcaaggtcttggCGTTTTAAGGTGGTATTCtggagggatttttgaccatttttatcaattcttgagtggtcaaaaatgattaaattttgcaccaaatctgtgtaacaaatggtatcaacccaaaGAACTTATGAGATATAATTGAGCATGGGAATGACCATCATATACTTACATCATAATGTCTATGAgcccttatacactctaaactttTAAGATTTGAATAGGTGcataaccaaaacacaatgttcatCACAGATTTATTACTAGAAAAAtttgacacacagtgctgagctgcatctcaaattaatcttcatGCTCCCAGCTTTCAGATTATGGATACTACTTCTATGTGGCATATtctgttgacctgctatctccccctaaGCATCCCCTGTCCCTCCCAAAAAAGGGTCTATTGTAGGGGGGGTTGGAGTAGGAACATCCCCATCTATTTAGCAGGTAGAAGCAGTatataaatcaaataataaagGCAGTAACATAGTTGTAAACACATATAAGGACAACTGTAACTCCTCTGATGAACCATCAATAACTGCTGTATATACAGTTAATGAATGCTTAATTACATAATATAGCTGTTACAATTAATTAATAGTCTTCATGAGGTTAGAACTCATTTACGAACATCTTAATTAAGAGATGCTTTACAACTCAGCAGTCATGAAGTGTTTATGCAGTAGTTATAACAGCTGAGATCATTTTTATGAATTCATCAACACTTAAAAATATATCCAAGAAAATAATCCAACCTCAAAATGTCCTTGTAtttgcttacaactacattatagtgtgttataaaccaacCCCCTATAAATAGgagatgttaaaataaaatttatttatGTGACAAATGAGTGCATAGTGTGATATACATGGTAATCCCTGGCATACTATAAGAAAAGAAAGGTCAGTGGTTCCAGTGTCTGCCTGTGACTTCACGGTGAGGCtctgaggagcagagaggctcTGCAGGAAGCTCTCAGTCATGACTGTGTGAGCAGTGAGACAGGAGCAGGGCGCGGAGCTGCCAGCAACACCTCCTCTCTGCAAACTTCAACCAACAACCGAGGCTCAGTCTACTTTTATTTACCATGTTTGTATGGAAAATGTATTGGAGTTTCATTTGAGGGTATTGCACTATCAGAAATTGGATTTCATGGAGAGGAAAAGGCAGTTTGACTGGATTATATCTGGATGAAATTAAGTTTTTGGAGGATTTATAGCCGGGCTCTTCTTGAACTTTTGATGGCCGGGCCCTGCAGTTtattgaaatgatttttttgtaatttttttatgcctggtgtaattttatttaaagcGCACAGAGCTCCAGCTTCCTCCTGTTATGGAAAACCTCACCATGGATAACATGACTGTGGAGAACGACACGTCGGTGCAGGACAATCAGACCCTGGGTGTGTGGACTGACTACACAGTTGAGTACAAAGTGGCCAGCGTGTTTTTGGTGTCCCTCATATGCGGGGTTGGCATCGTTGGGAATGTGATGGTCATACTGGTGGTCCTTACCACCAAACACATGCGGACTCCCACAAACTGTTACCTGGTGAGTCTGGCCGCAGCTGACCTGATGGTCCTTACAGCCGCCGGGTTGCCCAACATCACTGACGCCCTGCACGGACAGTGGGTGTACGGCTACGCGGGCTGCCTGGGCATCACTTATTTCCAGTACCTGGGGATAAACGCGTCCTCCTGCTCCATCACCGCCTTCACCGTGGAGCGCTACATCGCCATCTGCCACCCCATCAAAGCGCAGTTCCTGTGCACTTTATCCAGGGCAAAGAAAATCATTATGCTGGTGTGGACGCTCACCTCTGTCTACTGCGTCATGTGGCTCTTTCTGTCAGACACTAAAAAGTTGGTATATGACAACGTGGTGCTGCTCAGCTGCGCCTACAAAGTATCCAGGAGTCATTACCTGCCCATTTACTTCACAGATTTCGCCGTGTTTTACGTGCTGCCCCTCATGCTGGCCACGGTTCTGTACGGACTGATCGCCAGGATACTTTTCCTAAACCCGCTGCCTTCAGACCCGAAGGATAACACCAAGAAGTGGAAGAAAGAGATGAGTCAGTCAGGGAGGATGATCAGCACCAGCTCGTCCAGCAGCACCACAGCTGCCTCCCGCAGACAGGTGGGAGACTGTTTGATCACTGACATTATCACTGTGTAATGATTAgagtgtgtgtggtccaggtattcct
This sequence is a window from Thunnus thynnus chromosome 10, fThuThy2.1, whole genome shotgun sequence. Protein-coding genes within it:
- the trhra gene encoding thyrotropin-releasing hormone receptor, producing MENLTMDNMTVENDTSVQDNQTLGVWTDYTVEYKVASVFLVSLICGVGIVGNVMVILVVLTTKHMRTPTNCYLVSLAAADLMVLTAAGLPNITDALHGQWVYGYAGCLGITYFQYLGINASSCSITAFTVERYIAICHPIKAQFLCTLSRAKKIIMLVWTLTSVYCVMWLFLSDTKKLVYDNVVLLSCAYKVSRSHYLPIYFTDFAVFYVLPLMLATVLYGLIARILFLNPLPSDPKDNTKKWKKEMSQSGRMISTSSSSSTTAASRRQVTKMLAVVVILFALLWMPYRTLVVVNSFLDKAYLDTWFLLFCRLCIYLNSAINPVIYNAMSQKFRAAFKKLCHCGPQRMEKPASYSVALTYSVIKETSNGESPDHFTTEMDELNTPTNQFLPASLLPTAKKMPFEEPSLLGSDVKA